The DNA window AACGCCGGAGCGCGCGCGAGCGTCGTGCGCCACTCGCACCCCGAGGCCGCCATGCGCGAGGCCGCCGAGGCCGCCGAGCAGGCCGTGGAGACGCTCTCCACCGACATCCACATGGACCGGGGCGTGTACGACGTGCTCGCCGCGCAGGACCTCTCGGGCCAGGACGCGCAGACGCGCAAGTGGATGGAGAAGGTGCTGCGCGACTTCCGCCGCTCGGGTGTGGACCGGGACGACGCGACGCGGGCGCGGGTGAAGGACCTGAACGAGGAACTGGTCCGCATCGGCCAGGAGTTCAGCCGCAACATGCTCCAGGACACGCGCACGGTGTCCCTGCCTCCCTCCGCGCTGGACGGGCTGCCGGACGACTACGTCCGAGCCCACGCCCCGGGCGCGGACGGGACGGTGACCATCACCACGGACTATCCGGATATCATCCCCTTCATGACGTACTCGCGCGACGCGAAGGCGCGAGAGCAGATGTGGCGCACGTTCCGCCAGCGGGGCTACCCCAGCAACACGGACGTGCTCCAGCGCATGGTGGCGCGCCGTCACGAGCTGGCCACGTTGCTGGGCTACCGCAACTACGCGGCCTACGCGACGGAGGACAAGATGATCCGCAACGAGGACGCCGCCGCGGACTTCATCACCCGCGTCGCGAATGCCTCGGGTGCGCGCATGCAGCGCGACTACGGGCTCCTGCTGGAGCGCAAGCGCAAGGACACGCCCGACGCCGCGCGCGTGGACCCGTGGGACCAGGCGTATCTGGAGGACCGCATCAAGGCGGAGCAGTACGCCTTCGACTCGCAGGCGGTGCGTCCGTACTTCGAATACTCGCGCGTGAAGCAGGGGATGCTGGACCTGACGGCCCGCATGTTCGGCGTGTCCTACCGCCAGGTGAAGGACGCCACGGTGTGGCACCCCGATGTGGAGGCGTACGACGTGCTGGAGGACGGCGTGTTGAAGGGCCGTTTCTACCTGGACATGCACCCGCGCGCGGACAAGTACAAGCACGCGGCGCAGTTCACGCTCACCAGCGGCAAGGCCGGGCACCGGCTGCCGGAGGGCGTGCTGATGTGCAACTTCCCCAAGCCCGGCACCGAGCCCGCGCTGCTCCAGCATGACGACGTGGAGACGTTCCTCCACGAGTTCGGCCACCTGCTGCACCACATCTTCGGCGGCCACACGCGCTGGTCCGGCGTGTCGGGCGTGCGCACGGAGTGGGACTTCGTGGAGGCGCCGTCGCAGATGCTGGAGGAGTGGGCGCGCGACGCGGCCAGCCTGCGGACGTTCGCGAAGCACTACCAGACGGGCGAATTGCTCCCCGAGGAGATGGTGACGAGCCTTCGCCGCGCGGACGAGTTCGGCAAGGGGCTGTGGGTGCGCCAGCAGATGTTCTACGCGGCGCTCAGCCTGGAGCTCTATCGCCGGGACCCGAAGGGGCTGGACGCCACCGCGCTGGTGCGTGAGCTTCAGGGCAAGTACACGCCGTTCCCCTACGTGGAGGACACGTACTTCCACCTGTCCTTCGGGCACCTGGAGGGGTACTCGTCGAACTACTACACGTATATGTGGTCGCTGGTCATCGCGAAGGACCTCTTCACGGTGTTCCAGGCGAAGGGACTGCTGTCCCCCGAGCCCGCGAAGGCGTACCGCCGCGCGGTGCTGGAGCCGGGCGGCTCGGACGACGCGGCCCGGCTGGTCCATGCCTTCCTGGGGCGTGACTACGACTACACCGCCTATGAGGCCTGGCTGAACAAGGCGGCCTGAGCGGGCGGGGCGTCCGGTTACACGCCGAACGCCCCGGCCGGCCTCTTCCTGTCGCGCAGCCAGTGCTTGAGCAGGCGCGATAGGAAGAGGAGCGAGAGCGCGGCGGGAACCACCTGGAGGTTCCCGGTGAGCTCGAAGAAGAAGTCGTTCGGAAGCTCGTACATGGGCGGCGGGAAGAGCGTGTGGAGCAGCGGTGTCGACGCGCCTCCGAAGAAGAGGATGTTCTTGAGGACGTGGTTGTAGAGGCCCTCGTACGTCCCAATCATCCCCACGGGGAGCGCCAGCGTGAGCAGTGCGAAGAACCCCAGCGCCGCCGCGCCGAGTCCTCCCTCCTGCCTCGCGCGAAAGAAGAGCAGCGAGCCCACGAGGCCCAGCGCGGTGAGGGCGGAGACGGCGACCATGTGGAGGCGCCAGGGCGTCTCGTAGAGGAGGGCGCCGTAGACGTGGTGGACGCTCGTCATCAGCAGCACGCCTCCCGAGGCGAGGGCGGAGCGGACGGCGAGACTCCAGGGGCTTGAGGGCTTCGATTCAGTGAGAGGGCTCATGCCCGAAGAAGTGCCGCGCGGACTTCTTGGACGCGAGTGAGGTCTCGGCACTTCATCTGTGCGCGCCGCGCACGAGCCCCAGGGCATTGGCTTCCTCGGTGCGCTGAAGGAAGAATGCCCGGCGCGAATGGGGGCTTCGAGCATGACCAACAGACTGGTGGGGATGGGGCTGGTGCTGTGCGCGGCGGCGAGCCTGGCGCAGCCCACGGCGCGCTACCCGGAGGCCGCGAGACTGACGGCGCGCTCCACGCGGAACGCATGCGCCGACGCACGCCCGTTCTACTGGGAGATGGGCGACGCGAGTGGAAAGGTCGTGGGGGATTCGGTGGGCCTGCTGGCCCCGGGGGCCGGGAGCGTGATGAACATCGCGTCGGCCTCGAAGTGGCTCTATGGCGCCTACGTGCTGGAGGTCCGAGGAGGCGCGCCCCGCCTCGCGGACGTTCCCTTCC is part of the Myxococcus landrumus genome and encodes:
- a CDS encoding M3 family metallopeptidase; the protein is MPETPVPDAVRLITCPPDEFRRSGETAMETTRAGIARLKTLKAPFDVGQVLELYDESMAALENAGARASVVRHSHPEAAMREAAEAAEQAVETLSTDIHMDRGVYDVLAAQDLSGQDAQTRKWMEKVLRDFRRSGVDRDDATRARVKDLNEELVRIGQEFSRNMLQDTRTVSLPPSALDGLPDDYVRAHAPGADGTVTITTDYPDIIPFMTYSRDAKAREQMWRTFRQRGYPSNTDVLQRMVARRHELATLLGYRNYAAYATEDKMIRNEDAAADFITRVANASGARMQRDYGLLLERKRKDTPDAARVDPWDQAYLEDRIKAEQYAFDSQAVRPYFEYSRVKQGMLDLTARMFGVSYRQVKDATVWHPDVEAYDVLEDGVLKGRFYLDMHPRADKYKHAAQFTLTSGKAGHRLPEGVLMCNFPKPGTEPALLQHDDVETFLHEFGHLLHHIFGGHTRWSGVSGVRTEWDFVEAPSQMLEEWARDAASLRTFAKHYQTGELLPEEMVTSLRRADEFGKGLWVRQQMFYAALSLELYRRDPKGLDATALVRELQGKYTPFPYVEDTYFHLSFGHLEGYSSNYYTYMWSLVIAKDLFTVFQAKGLLSPEPAKAYRRAVLEPGGSDDAARLVHAFLGRDYDYTAYEAWLNKAA